The nucleotide window ATTGAGCTATTGGGGAGCCAATCGTGAGATCGATGTTCTCACTCCGCCTCGGAACCGGGCCGGCATCTCTGCGGCGCTCTATCTCGCCTTCTACGCCGGGGCCGGAGCACCGGCCGTCATCGTCGGAGCCCTGGCGCTGGTCATGCCGCTGGTCACGGGCACGATGATCTTCACATTGGCACTGCTGCTGGCGACGATCGTCACCATTCCGGTGCCCAGCCTGTCCCAGACCGTGATCCGACAATCGAAGGCCGGCCGCAGCGAGGCCGGGCACACCGACACCGTCCGCAGTGACAGCGGCCGGAGTGGGACCGCCTCGGCCAGGCACACAGCCGCCCGATAGACTGCAGGCCATGTCGAGAATCACCTGCCCCGAACTGAATGCGAAGACCGTCACCGCCGAGGAGGCGGCCCGCCATATCGACAACGGCCACCGGGTGGCGATGAGCGGATTCACCGGGTCGGGGTACCCGAAAGCGGTGCCCGGTGCGGTCGCCGACCGGGCCCGAACTGCCCACGAACGCGGAGACGACTTCAGCATCGAACTGTGGACCGGTGCATCGACCGCTCCGGAACTCGACGGTGTGCTCGCCGAGGTGCAGGCGGTGAGCAAACGGCTGCCGTTCCAGTCCGATCCGGCGATGCGGGCTTCGATCAATTCCGGCGACACCGCCTACGTCGACACGCACCTCAGCCATTCGGCCCAGCAGGCGTGGTTCGGCTTCTACGGCAACCTCGACGTCGCGGTCGTCGAAGTCGCAGCGATTCTGCCCAACGGACTGCTCGTGCCCGGCAGCTCGGTCGGCAATTCGAAGACCTGGCTGGACCTGGCCGACAAGGTGATCCTCGAAGTCAATGAGTGGCATCCGCGCGGCTATGAAGGCTTCCACGATGTCTATTACGGAACCCGTCGCCCGCCCGAGCGTCTGCCGATCCAGCTGCTCGAACCCATGCAGCGCATCGGCGACCCGTATCTGCGCGTCGACCCGGCCAAGGTCGTCGCGGTCGTGGAGACGAATGCTCCTGACAGGAATCTGCCGTTCAAACCCGCCGACGAGGATTCGAAGGCCATAGCGAGCCACCTCGTCGACTTCCTCCGGCATGAGATCGCCGCCGATCGCCTGCCTCCGGAGCTGCTGCCGCTGCAATCGGGGGTCGGCAATGTCGCGAACGCGGTGATGGGCAACCTCGCCGAGAGCGAATTCGAGGGTCTCACGGCGTATACCGAGGTCATCCAGGACGGCATGCTCGATCTCATCGACAGCGGCAAACTCGCCTCCGTCTCGGCGACGGCGTTCTCACTCTCTGCCGAGCGGGCCGCGGACTTCAATGACAGGATCGAGTCGTACAAGGGCCGGATCCTGCTGCGCACGCAGGAGATGTCGAATCATCCCGAAGCCATCCGCCGCCTCGGGATCATCGCGATCAACGGGATGGTCGAAGCCGATATCTACGGCAACGTGAACTCCACACACGTGAGCGGCTCATCGATCATCAACGGCATCGGCGGTTCCGGCGACTTCGCCCGCAACGCCTACCTCAACTTCTTCGTATCGAACTCGCAGGCCAAGGACGGAGCGATCTCCGCGATCGTGCCGTTCGCCAGCCATATCGACCACACCGAGCACGACACGCAGATCCTCGTCACCGAACAGGGGCTGGCCGACCTGCGCGGACTGCCGCCCGTGGCCAGGGCGCGCAGGATCATCGCCAACTGCGCCCACCCGGACTATCGGGACCGGCTCTCGGACTACCTCGAGCGGGCGATCGCCGCGAACCCGAGCGGTCGGCACACTCCGCACATCCTCGGCGAGGCGCTGTCCTGGCACGGAAACTTCCAGGCGACCGGAGCCATGTGAGTCGGACCGCCGGGGCCGGCGCGGCCGCTCCGGCGGGACCGACCGACGTGCAGGGAGCCGGCATCGGGCCCACCCGATGAGACGGCGCTCGGTCAGGCAGTGACCCACGTCGGGACTGCCGCCACCACCCAGGCGAGCCCAGGGCCGATGAGGCACATGAGACCGGCATAGCCGATCATCTGCCGGTAATAGCGGTCACGGACCGTCGGGTGCACGTTGGCGAGCAGCATGGCTCCGTTCGTCGAGAACGGGCTGATGTCGACGATGGTGGCGGCGATCGCCAAGGCAGCGACGAACCCGCCGACGTGGACGTCCCCGGATTCGAGGAACGGCACGGCCAGAGCGATGACGACGCCGATGATCGCCAGGGACGAGGCCAGCGCCGAGATGAGACCCGACATGTAGAACAGCAGCAGAGCGGCCAACAGCGGAATGCCGATCGCCGAGATGCCCGCCGAGACCCATTCGACCGTTCCGGCCTCTTCCAGCACGGCGATATAGGTCAGGACACCGGTGATGAGGATGACGACCGACCACGAGACCCTCGACATCGCCGCCTTGCCGGCTGACGGGCTGATCGCCGCGAGCACGATCGAGATCGTGATGGTCACGAGCCCCACGTCCCAGCCGAAGACGACCACGGACACCGCCATCGCGACGAGACCGACCAGTGTCGGAATCTGATTCCGGGAGAGTCGGGGGCTCTCTTCCGGCTCGGACTCCGAGGTCGACAGTGCTGTGTCCTCCGCGGCCCGCAGCCCGGATCGATTGCGGAGGACGAGATAGACGACGAGGGCGAAGACGAGATTGAACAGGAACGGGGCCAGGAACAGCGACACCGGCGTGGGGGTGAGTCCGCTCTTGGCCAGATAGTCGTTGATGAAGATGCCGTAGACGCTGATGGGTGAGAACGCCCCGGCCAAAGCGCCGTGCACGACGAGCAGTCCCGTCATGAATTGGTTGACGCCGTTGCGTCGCGCGAAGGTCAGTGCCAGGGGAGCGATGATGGCCACAGCGAAGAGCGCTCCGAGGGCGATGAGGATCGCTGTGAGCGCGAAGAAGATCCAGGGCATCACGGCAGTCCTGCCGCCGACCAGTTTCACGCACCAGTGGACGATGACTTCGATGACGCCGTTGTTCTGGGCGAAGCCGAAGAGATAGGTGAGCCCCACGAGAGTGAGAAACAGGTCCACAGGGAACCCGGAGAGGAACTCCTCGGGAGCCTGATGGAGCACGAGGCCGCCGACTCCCGCCGCCGCAATGAACCCGAGCAGCCCCATATTGATATCGCGCCAGGTTCCGATGACGAACATCAGTCCGAGGACGATCACACAGATCAGCTCAGCACTCATTCCCACTCCTCCGCTCAAGGCTCGATGCGCTGAAAGGCACAGGTGCCAAAATAGCTGAGGTCTCAGAACTCGGTCACAGCATCTCAGACATTGAAAGGTCGGTGGCCGCCGAGGCTGTGCCGACGCGGTGAGGAGCCCGACGGACGGTATCCGCTCCGGACAAAGGCACATGGAAATCGTCCGCTGCGGATAGTGCGCTTGTTCTCAGACCCACTAGTGTCTTGGTGAGCGCCGTCACGAAGCACTCGCCCGTGGTCGGTGTGCAGCCTCCCGATCTCGTCTCCTCGCCAGCGAAAGGTCGCCGTCGACCATGAATGAACACGATGTGCTCTCGGACGCTCAGTTCGTCCCCTGTCCCTCGACCGTCCGGGAGGCACCGTCAGATGCCTCATCCGCCGGCACCGAGGCGGCCGCACAGTGAACTGGTACCGCAGGCTCGAGAACCGGTTGGAGTCCGAGCAGGACTCAGGCGTCATGCGCGGCACGCTGAGCGGACGACGGATGTTCATGATCTGGCTCGCCGCGAACCTCGTCGTCACGACGATGCTCACCGGCACGCTCTTCGTCCCCGGCGTCGACTTCGCAACGGCGGTGGTCGTCATCGTCCTGGGCACTGTCCTCGGGACGGTCGTGCTCACGCTCATCGGCAACATCGGCACACGCACAGGACTCGCCACGATGGCGATCACCAGGGGAGCCTTCGGCGCCAAGGGCAGCTATCTGCCGGTCGCGGCGAACGTCATCATCCTCATGGGCTGGAGCTGGGTGCAGGCGATGCTCGCGGGCATCAGCGTCAACTACGTCGTCGCCCAGACGACGGGCTTTTCGAACCCGATCCTCTTCTCCGTCCTCTGCCAGGCCCTCGTGGTGGGGCTGGCGATCCTCGGACATGAAGGCATCGAGAAGGCCGAACCCTGGTTCGCCCTCCTCATCCTCCTCGTCATGGCCTACGTCTTCGCCGTCGCACTCACCGGACATTCGGCCACGGAGTTCGGCCAGATCGCGAAGGATCCGAGCCTCGGATTCACTCCGGTCCTCGCCCTCGACATGGTGATCTCCACTGCGATCTCGTGGACAGTCCTCTCCGGAGATCTCAACCGACTCGCGCGCAGCCAACGCTCGGGAATCGTCGGTTCGGGCCTGGGCTACATCACGTCGACAGTGCTGGCGATGCTGTTGGGTCTCACTGCCTTCAGCTTCATCCTGCTCGACGGAGGATCCCCGGAGCCATTCGATCCCACGGCGCTCGCCGCTGAGTTCGGTTGGGCCCTGGCCATCGTCATTTTCCTCTCGGTCATGGCGACGAACACGATGGTCGTCTACGGAATGGTCAATTCCGTGGTCGGGGCGCAGCGGAGAACGACGGTGAAGTTCCTTCCCGTGGCGCTCATCCTCGGCGCGATCTCCATCATCGGTTCGACCTGGCTGGCGCTGCTCGACCAGTACACGGACTTCCTGACCATGATCGGCGCGTTCTTCGTTCCCGTGTTCGCGATCCTCATCGCCGACTACTACGTCATCAAACGCGGCGTCTACACCCGCGACATCCTCCGCGACTCCGGCGGGCTCTACGCCTATGCCCGCGGCGTCAACTGGGCGGCCGTCGGCGTGTGGGTGGCCGGGGCCTTCGTGTCCTACCTGCTCACCTACGCCTACCCGAGCCCGATCGGGGCGACCATTCCCTCGTTCTTCATCTCCTTCCTCCTCTACCTGGCACTGTCGTGGAGGAGCCGCAGCCGATTTGCCGCAGCCGAGGCGGGACATCTGGCACGCATCAGCGACTGAGCGGGACTGTTTGCTACTGTCAGTGGCACCAGCACACGAGGTTCGATGATCACCGCAGTCGACCGGAAGTCCGAAGGGAGTCGCTGCCTATGGTCGTCAATCGGATGCTCGGACGGTTCCTGCCGCCGGACCGCAGGCTCAACCCTGCTGCCCTGGCGTGGATCGTCGTGGTCATCGCGGCGATCGGCATGCTCGCGATCGAGTCCTCGATCGCAGTCAGCGTCTACGGCGCTCCCGTGGCGCTGGCATTCGGCCTCAGCCTCATCCATGTCGGAACCATGCCGCTGTCGATGCTCCGTCCGCTCTTCGGCGCCATCCTCTCGTCCTTCGTCTGCGCCGCCCTGCCGCTGATCGTGTCCCCAGCGATCGTGTCCCACACCTCCGGTGGGACGTGGCCGTGGATGGTGCCGGCACTGATCACCCAGGTCTTCGTCGTCCTCATCATCGGATTGCGCGCGCACTGGGGCATCGCCCTCTCCGCCGTCCTCGGCAGCATCGGCGGATCGGTCCTCGCGGTGGTGCTCGGACGGTGGCTGCTCGACCACAGGCCCTCCGAATCCCCGGTCATCAACATCATGATCTACGCCTGCGTGGCCGGGGGAATCTACGTCGCCGCAGTGGTCGTTCAGCAGGGGCAGCTCATCCGCTCCCAGCTTCTGCAGGAGAAGGAGAATACGGCCGAGGAGCACTCGAAGCGCGTCACGATCGAGGAGAGGGCCAGGATCGCCCGCGAGCTGCACGACATCGTCGCCCACAGCATGTCCATCATCAACATCCAGGCCTCGAGCGCACCCTTCCGGCACCCCGGGGTCGACGCGGAAGTGGCGAAGGAGTTCGAAGACATCTCGACCTCGGCCCGCACGGCTCTGACCGAGATGCGCGGCCTGCTCAGCGTGCTGCGCAATGACGAGGCGAGCTCCGAGCTCGCCCCGCAGCCGAAGCTCTCCGATGTCGAGGCGCTTGTCGATCAGGCACGCCAGGCCGGAGTCCACGTCACCCTCGAGCGCAGCGGCGAACCGGTCGAACCTCAGCTGCGCGAAAGCACCGGACTCGCAGGATACCGCATCATCCAGGAAGCGCTGAGCAACGCCATCCGGCACGCCCGCAACTCGGACATCGCCATCAGGATCCGCTGCGGCGGCGGTTCTGTGTGGATCTCCGTGACCAACACTCGCGGCGATGGTCCCACCGCGGCGGCCCAGAGCGAATCACATCGCGGGCAGGGCCTGGTCGGGATGCGCGAACGCGCCGGATCCGTCGGCGGTGAGATCCGCAGCGGACGAACAATCTCGGGAGGCTTCGAGGTGGAAGCGGTGCTGCCGCTGAGCCTGACCGAACCCACTGCCGACGACAGACAGGAACTCACTTGATCCGCATCATCATCGCCGACGACCAGGCCATGGTTCGTGCCGGGTTCGCCGCCCTGCTCGACGCCCACTCCGACCTCGACGTCGTCGGCCAGGCTCAGGACGGTCGCGAATGCGTCGCCCTGGTGGCCGAGCAGCAGCCGGATATCGTCCTCATGGATGTGCGGATGCCGACGATGGACGGCATCGAAGCCACCCGCACGATCGTCGCGGACTCGGCAGCCGCCTCGGCGACGGGGCCGCGGATCATCATGCTCACCACCTTCGACATCGATGACTACGTCTTCGATGCGATCCGAGCCGGAGCCAGCGGGTTCCTGCTCAAGGATGCCCCACCCGATGAGCTCGCCGAGGCGGTCCGCATCGTCGCCTCGGGCGACGGTCTGCTCGCCCCGAGCGTGACCAAACGGGTCATTGAACACTTCGCCTCGGTGCCACAGACACCTCAGCCGGCGAACCTCACCGAACTGCCGGACCTGACGGACCGCGAGCGGGAGATACTCGTCCGCGTCGCCCGCGGAGAATCCAATACGGAGATCGCAGGCGCGCTCTTCATCGCCGTGCAGACCGTGAAGACCCACGTCTCCCGGATCCTGTACAAGCTCGATGCCCGGGACCGCGCTCAAGCCGTCATCGCAGCCTACGAATCCGGGCTCGTCATCCCCGGAGCCTGAGTCCGATTCGGCCTTGCAGCTGCCTCGCCTACGGCCCTGCGGCTGCCTCGCCTACGGCCCTGCAGCCGCCTCGCCTACGGCCCTGCGGCTGCCGTGCCCCTACCCGGGTAGGGGGCGAAAACGGCACCGTGGGGTGACGCGCATCGGAGTCCCGCGCCCTAGCGTTGAGAGCATGACTCCCGCTGAGACGCTCACCACTGCCCTGCCGACCCCGGCCGCGGACCCAGCCGCCCGCGCCGAGGTGCTCGAACGGAGGCGAGCCACCCGAGGCACCGCCCAACAGGAATTCACCAGCGATTTCAGCGCGCTGATGGCTCAGGTCAAAGAAGCCGGACTGCTGGCCAGGCGCCCCGGGTGGAATCTGCTGCGCTTCTGCCTCCTCGGGCTCGGCTATGTGGCTGCCTTCTCCATGCTCTTCCTCATCGGTGAGAGCTGGTGGCAGATGGCGACCGCCGTCGTCTTCGGCGCACTCTTCACGCAGACGGCCTACGTCGCCCACGATGCGGCGCATCGCCAGATCTTCACCAACGGCAAGACGGGGGAGTGGGTGTCGACGATCATCGGCAACCTGTTCATCGGTCTCAGCTACGGCTGGTGGCTGAAGAAGCACAACGCTCTCCACCATGCGAACCCGAACAAGGCCGGAGTCGACGGTGACATTGCGCCCGGTGCCCTGGTCTTCACCGCAGAGGATGCCCGTGAGCGCACCGGAATCGCCAAATGGTTCGCCGCCCGCCAGGGCTGGTTCTTCCTTCCCCTCCTCACGCTGGCCGGTGTTCAGCTTCACGTCGAATCTGTGAAGGCGATCATCCGCGGACAGTCATCGATCAAACGCCGCTGGATCGAGGGCATCTTCATCGGCATCCGACTCATCGGGTTTCCGGTCCTCGCCATCTGGGCGGCCGGGCCCGTCATCGGCAGTGTCTTCTTCCTGGTGCAGCTCGCCGTCTTCGGCGTCCACATGGGCGGTTCGTTCGCACCCAACCACAAGGGCCAGCCGATCGTTCCCAAGGACGTGAAGATCGACTTCCTCCGCCGCCAGACCCTCATGTCGCGCAATATCTCCGGCGGTCGTCCGATGGGCTTCCTCATGGGCGGACTGAACTATCAGATCGAACACCACCTGTTCCCGAGCATGCCGAGCGTCAACCTGCACAAGGTCCAGCCGATGGTCCGCGAATACTGCCGGCAGAAGGACATCACCTACACCGAGACGACTCTGCTCGAGTCCTTCAAGATCATCATCGCCTATCTCAACCGTGTGGGACTCGGCGAAGCCGATCCCTTCGACTGCCCGGTCACCGCACAGTTCCGGTCCCGCTGAGCAGTTCCCCGCAAGAGCTCCTGCCATGGACGACGGGTTCAGGTGCGGTCTTCGTGGAACAATTGGCTCAGGTGAGATCGTCGTGTTTGCCGGAGACCCATTCGGCATAGCGCTCGGCCGAGGTCTGCACCGCTGAATGTGCCCCTGCCGAAATGACCTGCCCGAAGTTGCCGTACATCCGGTCGAAGTCGAGGACAGCTACCGAGGCGGCGATGCGCCGGACGACGGCGGCTGAAAGCGGCAGATAGTTCGGGAAGCTGCGCATGAACGTCACCCAGCCCTGTCGGGCGACCGGCCCGATGGAATCGCCGCTGAGCATCACCCCGGTGCCGTCAGCGCCGGTCCACACGGCCACGGCGCTGCCGGCGAAGTGACCGCCGGTGCGGTGGAGGGTGATGCCCGGCAGAGGCGCCGCCTCGTGGAAGTAGGCGGCCAAACGGCTGCTGCGGCGCTGCACCCAATCGATGTCTGCGCGGCAGACGTAGACCGGAGCATCGTCGAACGCCGCACTCCACTCCAGCTGAGTGCCGAACATGTGCGGATGACTGGCAGCGATCGCTGCGACGCCGCCGAGCTCGCGCACCTGGGCGACCGCCTCGGCGTCGATGTACGGAGGCACGTCGAAGAGCAGGTTCCCTGAATCCGTGCATGCCAGATAGCAGGTCTGTCCGATCCCGAGCCGCGGCTTCACGCGCAGGGCGAAGAGCCCGGGCTCCTTCTCCTCAACAGTCAGGCAGTGGCCTTCGGCCTCGAGCTCCTCCCGCGTCGTCCACTGCTGACCGTCGGTGGGCACCCACTGCCTGTCGTCATCGCAGATCGGGCACAGCTGCGGCGGGGGTGTGGAGGTCTCCACACCGCAGGTGCGGCAGATCGTCACGTTCTCCAGCTGCATGACGGCATCCTCCCTGGCCTCGCACGGTGAGCCTCTCGACCGGTGCGTCTGCCGACCGGTGAGACGACAGACTCCCACCGAGCCTAGTCCTCGGGGGAAGCGATGACCAGGGTCGATGGGAGTCCAACAGGTGAGGCGGCTTGTCAGTGAGTCGCGGCGTGCTGCTTCCTGTGCGCGATGAGGTGTCCGACGAGGATGAGCGCGATGCCGACGGAGAACCAGGCGACGAGCACCCACCACTGCAGTCCCACGGCGGCATCGGGGAAGTACGAGAGATCGCGCAGCAGAGTCCCCGCAGCGCCGGGAACGAAGAACTGCCCGATCTCGCCCCACGAGCCTGCGAGGAACTCCTTGGGCTGGTTGAGAGAGGCGATCGGGTTGCCGATGAACATCGTCAGCACTGCACCGACGGCGATCCCGGCCGGTCCGATGAGGGAGACGAAGCCGTTGATGAGGCCCGCAGTGGCCGCGATCGCGAGCCCGATCGCGAGCGCATTGAGCCCGAAGCTGCCCTGGAGGATGCCGAACCAGCTCTGCATGATCAGCGCCAGTGCCAGTCCGCCGACAGTGCCGTAGACGATGGTTGCCAGGCCCCGCATTCGGCGGGAGCGGATCGCCATGCTGGTGAGCACACCGCCGACGATGCCGCCGATGGTCAGCGGCAGGCCGGCGATCGCCAGACCGGCCCCTGAGGGGTCATCATCGGACAGCGGCACGACATCGGTGACCTCGACCTGGGGCACGTCCATCGCCGAGGCGGCGGGACCGCCGGACTGTCCTGCCGGATTGCCCTGTGCGGGGGATTGTCCGGAGGCTGCGGCGGTGAGTGCCTTCTGCATCTCCTCCGCCATCTTCTCGTTTCCCTTCTGCAGCCCGGAGATCGCCTGTGCATCGATCGCGTGCTGCATCTGGTCTCCGATGCCTGACAGCTGCTGTGCCACGGCCGGCGATGCGGCCTTGGCGGTGAGGATCTCCGGTTCGTCGCCGAGGATGAACGCCCCATAGACTTCGCGTTCTTCGATGAGCTTCACCGCCTCTTCACGCGAGTCGACTTCTCGGACGTCGAGCATGCCCTCGGGAGCGTTGTCCGTGATCTGGTCGATCTGCTGCTCATCGCCGACGGCGGCGATCGGCAGGTCCTTGGGGTCGGAGGTCACCGTCGGCCAGCTGAACGCGAGCAGGATGAGGGTGACGATTGCGGCGGCGAAGACCGCGATCAAGATGGCACGGGGCAGCTGCAGGGAGGAAGCGCGTGATTCTGCGTCCGCGGTGTCCGCGTGTGTGTCCTGGTTCTCCGGGTGCGAGTTCGGCGAACCCGCACCCGTGCTGAGGATCTTCGTGGTCATGTCGGTCCAATCATCGAAAACGAATACTCGTTCATTATGAAACTGTGGGCTAAGATAAATCAAGAATGGTCATTCGTTTTTTTGGGGGAGATGTGCCGAAGGTCACCGAGGAGCATAAGAGTGCGATGCGCCGCAGGATCCAGGATGCGGCTCTGACCTGCTTTGCGCAGAAGGGGTTCGCCGGTGCGTCGATGGCGAATATCGTCAAAGAGGCCGGCCTCTCGGCTGGGGCGGTCTACGTCTATTACGCATCCAAGACCGAGCTGATGATCGATGTCTCGCGGCGAGTGATGGAACCGCGCATCGCGGTGCTCGAAACGGCGAAGGCGGCAACCGAGGTCACTGCCCCGGCGACAGTGTTCCTCGAGCTGATCGATTCTCTGCTCATCGACAACCCGATCTCCTCTGTGATGGTGCAGGTGTGGGGTGAGGCCTCCTACGATGCCGAGTTCGCGGAGTTCGCCAGCGGCATCTTCGAGTCCCTCATCGACGAATTCGCCGCCTATCTGGCCACCTACCTGCACGAGCATCGAGGACTGGAAGCGGACGACGCTCACGCACAGGCGAGGGTGATGGTCCCCGGGCTGCTCGCCATGTTCCAAGGTGCCGTCGTGCAGACGTCGATATTCGGGGAGTCCTCTCGGATGCGTGTCCGGGCCGGAATCGAAGAGCTGCTCACTCGCGTCGACTTCTGAGCGGGTGCCGCGGGCGCTTGAGGCTCAGACGGAGTCACCGTCGTCGTCGACCGAATGTACTCGGTCCTCGCGCATGCTCACGGTGTCGACCCCGGGCAGATCCATGAGCGGGGCGACGAGGAGGTGCAGCGGTCGCCTGCCCTCGAACCGCACATCGATCTGGACCATCCGCGAACCGGACCCGGCCTCGAAGCGACGCGAATCGAGAATGGAGTTCGAGAACCCCATCCGGCTGGCCAGGGCCAAGATGTCGCGGAGCACGCCGGAGCCGTCCCGGTAGGCGATGCGCAGCAGTTTGCGGTGGTCGCTGTTGGGGATCTTGCGGACCAGCGGGGCGATGGCGAAGAGCGTGAACAGGTGCAGGGCGGTGAGCATTGTCGCCAGAAGAAGCATTCCGGCTCCGCAGGCCATGCCGACGGCGGCGGTGACCCAGATCGTCGCGGCCGTGGTCAGGCCGCGGACCATGTTCCGACCTTTGAAGATCACTCCGGCGCCGAGGAAGCCGATGCCGGAGACGATCTGCGCTGAGATGCGCGAGGGATCGAGTCGGGTATCGGCGTCCAGCACACCGGCGAAGCCGTAGGCAGAGATGAGGGTGAAGGCGCAGGTGCCGATGCCCACGAGCACATGCGTGCGATACCCGGCGGCTTTCTGCCTGAACTGACGTTCGAAGCCGATGAGCGAGCACAGCACGAAGCTGGCCAGCAGCAGGACTGCCTGCTGCAGGCCGGGACTGCTGAGTGCGTCGCCGAACGAGACCGATGAACCGTCCATAGTGACTTCACCTTAGCCCCGCACCACACCCCAAAAAAGTCCCCCTTGCTACCCGACGGGCCCCCAGCCACCTGGCGCTGGACTGGTCCCCAAAAGTTGGACTGCTGTGAGGTCAGCATAGTTCGTAAATAGGCTCACCATCCTTGGCGGTCTTGTTCCGATATTCCATCGGGGCAAGATCGCCAAGTCGTGTCGAGATCCTTTCGTAGTTATACCAATGAATGTACTCATTGATCGCGGCTTTGAGGTCCTCGACCGTGTCGAACTTCTGCAGATAGAACATCTCGGACTTCAACTGCCCGAAGAAGTTCTCCGCCATCGCGTTATCCCAGCAGTTTCCCTTCCGCGACATCGACGGTGTAGCACCATGCTTAGCTAGAATCGACGCCCAGGACACGTGCTGGTACTGAAACCCCTGGTCCGTGTGCACCAGCGGTGTCTGCCCGGGACGCAGTCCCTGACAGGCTCGCATCAGCGACTCGTTCGTCAATGCCGTGTTCGGTGACGTCGACATCGAGTACGACACCACACCGGCATCGAACAGATCGATCACTGGTGACAGATACAGTTTCTTGTCTTCAACAGCGAATTCCGTGACGTCGGAAACCCATTTCTCGTTCGGTTCATCAGCGGTGAACTCCCGATTGAGTACGTTGTCAGCAACGGCTCCGACCGTGCCGCGATGGGAGTCGAATTTCTTCTTCCGCACCTCGGTCTGCAGACCCATGTCACGCATTAATCGCAGTACGGTCTTCTTCGCGATCGTGATGCCCTGTTTGACCAAGACAGCCCAGATCTTGCGGTGCCCGTAGCGTTTGAGTGTGACAGTCTGAAATGGCCCCACTTGGAGCAAAAATGATCCTCTGATTTGGCCCCACCCCCGACCTACCAGCCGTACCGTTCGTGATGTCGACCAAGACGTTCACGAAGAGGTGGGGCATATGAAGGAGATGTCGAGAGTGGAGCAATTCGAGAATATCCGACGAGACCACAGAGACCATGAGATGTCGATTCGACAGTTAGCCCAAAAGTACAAGGTCCACCGCAGGACGGTACGTCAGGCGTTGGCGGATGCGGTACCACCGCGGCGGAAGACTCCGGAGAGGGTAGCACCAGTCCTCGGTGAGCACGTTGCCACCGTCCGGGCTTGGTTAGTTGCTGACAAAGAGGTCCCTCGGAAGCAGCGTCATACCGCCCGGCGGGTCTGGCAGCGCCTCGTCGAGGAGGAAGGAGTCGAGGTTGCGGAGTCGAGTGTGCGAACCCTGGTCGCGAAGCTGCGCCGGGACATTTTCGATCAGTCGTTGGAGGTCAAGGTTCCTCAAACCCATGCCCCGGCGGCTGAAGCCGAGGTCGACTTCGGGGAGTTCTACGCCCTCATCGGTGGGGTGTGGTTGAAGCTGTGGATGTTCATTCTGCGCCTATCGCATTCGGGTAAAGCCGTGCACATTGCTTACGCCAACCAGGCTCAGGAGTCGTTTCTCGACGGTCATGTGAAGGCCTTCGACCGGCTCGGTGGAGTCCCGACGGGCATGATCCGGTATGACAACCTGACTCCGGCGGTGGTGCGGGTGCTGCTGGGTCGGGAACGGGAGGAGAATCCCCGGTTTGTCGCCCTGAGGTCGCATTACGGGTTCGATAGCTTCTTCTGCCAGCCCGGGATCAAGGGTGCTCATGAGAAGGGTGGCGTCGAGGGGGAGGTCGGTCGGTTCCGGCGCCGTCATCTGGTGCCGGTGCCCGAGTTCGCCTCCTTAGCCGAGCTCAACGCTTTCATGGTCGCTGCCGATGCTGGTGATGACGACCGAAAGATCACCGGCCGGGTCGAGACGGTCGGGGCCGCGGCGGCCCGGGAGCTGCCTGGCCTGCGGGGTTTGC belongs to Brevibacterium spongiae and includes:
- the istA gene encoding IS21 family transposase codes for the protein MSRVEQFENIRRDHRDHEMSIRQLAQKYKVHRRTVRQALADAVPPRRKTPERVAPVLGEHVATVRAWLVADKEVPRKQRHTARRVWQRLVEEEGVEVAESSVRTLVAKLRRDIFDQSLEVKVPQTHAPAAEAEVDFGEFYALIGGVWLKLWMFILRLSHSGKAVHIAYANQAQESFLDGHVKAFDRLGGVPTGMIRYDNLTPAVVRVLLGREREENPRFVALRSHYGFDSFFCQPGIKGAHEKGGVEGEVGRFRRRHLVPVPEFASLAELNAFMVAADAGDDDRKITGRVETVGAAAARELPGLRGLPDEVFDAAQTLSCRVDARARVCVRQSYYSVPARLAGRRLQVRLGATTVTVIAESGVVAVHTRSLHKYTEDLVLDHYLEVLIRKPGAFAGATALAAARKSGMFTNAHQRFWDAARGQLGDTAGTRALIGVLLLHRSLPNGDIVTALTTATGLGCFDADVVAVEARRAGQAMTAPPAVVVPAHVGPVGERPVPGLGAYDELVSVVGA